The Marinilongibacter aquaticus genome has a window encoding:
- a CDS encoding 3-coathanger stack domain-containing protein — MWVSVFPVDGNLPIVWVMDGKEEEPSLNLRRKIENPGRYQILQYIGNHRVESQLFEVGACIQSTENLEVKGEGSGKENAEISAVLPTITSESSSTCNGTKSITMQASPVGQGYLYKWFKWNFGTGDYEIISGAKSSTYTTNMWGYYEVSVDDGVNLPGSSNPYYLSNSSFFDISDPNGSSLVYGSPGESIQLQLNVDGPDGPYEDVAIRAAHGYAAVLNGNTSPLPFTVKPIVNTVYKVEPNASVDCEGGTSQSYAQVVVDPNTSVDIGIPASLNVCAGGSVDIPYTTLGTWPPSGERKMYLDISSSDFQYRTYANSGHAGYLTANIPSNVPLNTELNVRISGDFPYFGSNAASYKLKVTQTGCTPKAYIQYAESNFGCQSVELSARPYIYPNTDGNVYQWYFNDSPIDGADQYTYLATQTGNYKLKVTQPSYSSISDNHYIEITGFEAKITSPNPSLCDQQSVILNAEPQGSNQIYRWSYSKFDSYGFSPLEGATSASHIAKVEGYYKVKVFEPGGCFVESEAFYVSEGASVKLTGMDGSTDPVQIDSWENANLKVSLYGSSSPFTFRYYDGIKYSDFLTSSNSEYVLSVSPDVSRTYHVEVEGRACVNSIPPSNDLKVIVNQSPNLGLPEPVSLNYCVGEILEIPISNLPTSDVHISVYLRGVSSIERIFLGQWRSASPGRFIIPEVSAGEYKVVVNTFVPDAGDMESTYSLNISNSSACSLVNAQILAEIEPCAREVRMLAYPRGPGYSYTWYRDDVIIQNVSLNYCFGYSNGDYKVKVIGPNGYSSTSEVHNVDYLLDDFYFYNTTLDCEDGQIGIQRAGNSAVGDSYQWYFSELGDSYSPLNGETNVSLTGGNVGFYFCSIQKGACNLKSSVIQSCPFVTTFNEIQTCKGTNLELPVSLESYIGYYTLSLVDASNEDNVILPAFHSENFNIGQKEQIVNLQVPDDLAAGQYKIKMSMANRDVVGEGIINVSNNTATDPPVITASPYYYKEGDTLTLTATGCTGDYLWDNGFEGAERMVNQSISYGFWVTCQSGLGLCPTEKTYIWPQKACDAIEPNDLSEEAFHFEEESYTSPGLCFGSAKDEDWFSFIVDGSLYFIRIMSASTDLSGRQYRLVFSKSGTSITLKTESVIASDYLPVYMELYDVGENLLSFNSYGSENGHAKIVYDLEHPCPLQMSMYSNLFDVSGMSSPQAEHIEATNAILNGAEAGYSAEKSIELNPGFKTEISDSGYFKAEIKNCVD; from the coding sequence TTGTGGGTTAGCGTTTTTCCAGTCGACGGCAATTTGCCCATAGTTTGGGTGATGGATGGGAAAGAAGAAGAACCCAGTCTCAATTTGCGACGAAAGATAGAGAATCCAGGACGATATCAGATTCTTCAATATATTGGAAACCATCGAGTGGAATCGCAGCTCTTTGAGGTAGGTGCCTGTATCCAAAGCACTGAAAACTTAGAAGTGAAAGGAGAGGGGTCTGGTAAAGAAAATGCCGAGATTAGTGCAGTATTGCCTACAATTACATCTGAAAGCAGTTCTACCTGTAACGGCACCAAAAGTATTACCATGCAGGCTTCACCTGTTGGTCAAGGGTATTTGTACAAATGGTTTAAATGGAATTTCGGCACTGGAGATTATGAAATAATCTCTGGAGCCAAAAGTAGCACATATACTACTAATATGTGGGGCTACTACGAAGTGTCGGTGGATGACGGTGTAAACCTGCCGGGATCGTCTAATCCATATTATCTGTCCAATTCTAGTTTTTTTGATATCAGTGACCCCAATGGTTCGTCATTGGTTTATGGATCACCAGGGGAGTCTATACAATTGCAGTTAAATGTGGATGGGCCTGATGGGCCTTATGAAGATGTGGCTATCCGGGCGGCTCACGGCTATGCAGCCGTTTTGAATGGAAATACAAGCCCTTTGCCTTTCACGGTGAAACCAATTGTAAATACGGTATATAAAGTGGAGCCAAATGCTTCCGTAGACTGTGAAGGAGGGACCAGTCAATCATATGCACAAGTAGTGGTGGATCCGAATACTTCGGTCGACATCGGCATTCCGGCGTCGCTCAATGTTTGTGCAGGAGGCTCTGTGGATATCCCATACACTACATTGGGAACTTGGCCTCCTTCGGGAGAGAGAAAGATGTACTTGGATATTAGTTCCAGTGATTTTCAATATAGAACATATGCGAATAGTGGACATGCAGGCTATTTGACGGCCAATATTCCAAGTAATGTCCCATTGAATACCGAATTGAATGTAAGGATTAGCGGAGATTTTCCTTATTTCGGGTCTAACGCTGCTAGTTATAAGTTAAAAGTGACGCAAACGGGCTGTACTCCCAAGGCCTATATTCAATATGCCGAATCTAATTTTGGTTGTCAGTCGGTTGAATTGAGTGCCAGACCTTACATTTATCCGAACACAGATGGGAATGTGTACCAGTGGTATTTTAATGATTCTCCGATTGATGGGGCAGATCAGTATACCTATTTGGCCACACAAACGGGAAATTACAAGCTGAAGGTTACTCAACCGAGCTATAGCTCTATTTCAGATAACCATTATATTGAAATCACTGGTTTTGAGGCTAAAATCACCTCGCCTAATCCCAGTTTGTGCGATCAGCAGTCTGTTATCTTAAATGCGGAGCCGCAAGGCTCGAATCAGATTTACCGCTGGTCTTATTCTAAGTTTGACAGTTACGGGTTTTCGCCTTTAGAAGGGGCTACTTCTGCCAGCCATATTGCGAAAGTTGAGGGCTATTATAAAGTGAAAGTATTCGAACCCGGAGGCTGTTTCGTTGAATCGGAAGCGTTTTATGTGTCAGAAGGTGCAAGCGTTAAACTCACTGGAATGGATGGTTCAACAGATCCCGTGCAGATTGATTCTTGGGAAAATGCTAATTTGAAAGTAAGCCTTTACGGAAGCAGTTCCCCCTTTACTTTCAGATATTACGATGGAATAAAGTATTCTGATTTCCTCACGTCTTCAAATAGCGAGTATGTGTTGTCTGTTTCACCAGATGTTTCAAGAACATATCATGTTGAGGTGGAGGGCCGGGCCTGTGTAAACAGTATTCCGCCTTCAAACGATTTGAAAGTGATAGTGAACCAAAGCCCCAACCTTGGTTTGCCAGAACCTGTATCACTAAATTACTGCGTAGGGGAGATTCTAGAGATTCCCATTTCGAATCTGCCCACGAGTGATGTCCACATAAGTGTGTATCTGCGGGGAGTTTCATCTATTGAAAGGATATTTTTGGGCCAGTGGAGAAGTGCTTCGCCCGGAAGGTTTATCATTCCCGAAGTGTCGGCAGGTGAATATAAAGTAGTAGTGAACACTTTTGTGCCTGATGCTGGTGATATGGAAAGCACTTATAGTTTGAATATTAGCAACAGTTCTGCATGCAGTCTGGTTAATGCTCAAATACTGGCTGAAATAGAGCCTTGTGCACGGGAGGTTAGAATGTTAGCCTATCCCAGAGGACCTGGTTATTCTTACACGTGGTACAGAGATGATGTAATTATCCAAAATGTTTCGCTCAACTATTGTTTTGGCTATTCCAATGGCGATTATAAAGTGAAAGTAATTGGCCCCAATGGTTATAGTTCTACCAGTGAAGTGCATAATGTCGACTATCTCCTTGATGACTTTTATTTCTACAACACTACCTTGGATTGTGAAGACGGGCAGATAGGTATTCAAAGGGCGGGCAACTCTGCGGTTGGGGATTCCTATCAATGGTATTTTTCCGAATTGGGAGACAGTTATTCACCGTTGAATGGAGAGACCAATGTGTCGCTTACTGGCGGAAATGTAGGGTTCTACTTTTGCTCGATTCAAAAGGGAGCCTGTAATCTGAAAAGTTCCGTTATTCAAAGCTGTCCATTTGTTACGACATTTAATGAAATACAGACGTGCAAAGGAACGAATTTAGAGCTCCCAGTTAGTCTCGAATCTTATATTGGGTATTATACGCTGAGTTTGGTAGATGCTTCGAATGAAGACAATGTAATTCTTCCCGCTTTCCATTCAGAGAACTTTAACATAGGACAAAAAGAACAAATTGTTAACCTGCAAGTGCCGGATGATTTAGCGGCGGGGCAGTACAAGATAAAGATGAGTATGGCTAATAGGGATGTAGTAGGTGAGGGTATAATAAACGTATCCAATAATACGGCTACAGATCCTCCAGTAATAACGGCTTCGCCCTATTACTACAAAGAGGGGGATACGCTTACTTTGACGGCGACAGGTTGCACAGGGGATTATTTATGGGATAATGGGTTTGAAGGGGCCGAGAGGATGGTGAATCAAAGTATATCTTATGGCTTTTGGGTTACATGTCAATCTGGCTTAGGTTTGTGCCCAACTGAAAAAACGTACATTTGGCCTCAAAAGGCCTGCGATGCAATTGAGCCAAATGATTTGAGTGAAGAGGCTTTCCATTTTGAAGAGGAAAGCTATACGAGCCCAGGTTTGTGTTTTGGTTCTGCTAAAGATGAAGATTGGTTTTCGTTCATTGTAGATGGCTCTTTGTATTTCATTCGGATTATGTCTGCTTCGACCGACCTGTCAGGCAGACAGTATAGACTGGTTTTTTCGAAGTCTGGAACAAGCATCACCTTGAAAACAGAAAGTGTGATTGCATCAGATTACTTGCCTGTTTACATGGAATTGTACGATGTAGGGGAAAACCTATTATCATTCAATAGTTATGGCAGTGAGAATGGGCATGCAAAAATTGTTTACGACCTGGAACATCCATGTCCCTTGCAAATGAGCATGTATTCGAATTTGTTTGATGTTTCAGGAATGAGCAGTCCACAAGCCGAGCATATAGAAGCAACAAATGCAATTTTGAATGGGGCAGAAGCAGGCTACAGTGCCGAAAAGAGTATTGAGCTAAACCCCGGATTCAAAACGGAGATTAGTGATTCGGGTTATTTCAAAGCAGAGATTAAAAACTGTGTAGATTAA
- a CDS encoding sulfatase family protein has protein sequence MIKPIALLCLVCGVFAFFSCQETAEEAEKPNILFIMSDDHAKRAISAYGDTLMQTPHLDELAHEGVLFDRAYVTNSICGPSRAVFLTGKFSHKNGFKSNHDTFNGDQATLAKYMQKAGYATAVMGKWHLVSKPQGFDEYNILLGQGEYYNPRFVNSNEDTTKVEGYATNLITDLALDFIGRKKEEKKPFFLMLHHKAPHRNWMPEAKYLKAYTEKFYPLPETFFDDYEGREGAKGQDMRVENMYWSSDMKLPVFTKAEDPGTGGLAEANMAGAWKNMYEDLTPEQKATWDEYYEPIIKDFYEKKPKGKDLAQWMYNRYMNDYTRTVQSVDDNIGRVMDYLKENGLDKNTIVIYTSDQGFYTGEHGWYDKRFMYEPSFTTPLIVRYPEHIKAGQRTSKLVQNVDLAPTILDFVGQPVPEDMQGESLKKMLTVDPNLEWRNSIYYHYYQGGGWHHVPRHLGVRTNRYKLMYYYDIKDWELFDLDNDPNELHNLYGKEGMEETTERLKTELKNLIKKYDDDTAVLPE, from the coding sequence ATGATAAAACCTATAGCCTTACTCTGCCTTGTGTGCGGTGTTTTTGCTTTTTTCTCCTGCCAAGAGACAGCGGAAGAAGCCGAAAAGCCCAATATTTTGTTCATCATGAGCGATGACCATGCCAAAAGAGCAATCAGTGCCTATGGAGACACGCTGATGCAGACTCCTCATCTCGATGAACTGGCACATGAAGGTGTGCTTTTCGACAGAGCGTATGTAACGAATTCGATTTGCGGACCGAGCCGAGCCGTATTTCTGACAGGAAAATTCAGCCATAAAAATGGATTCAAATCCAATCACGATACTTTCAATGGCGACCAAGCGACATTGGCCAAATACATGCAAAAGGCGGGTTACGCTACCGCAGTAATGGGAAAATGGCATTTGGTTTCCAAACCCCAAGGTTTCGACGAATACAATATTTTATTAGGACAAGGCGAATATTACAATCCCCGATTTGTCAATTCAAACGAAGACACCACGAAAGTGGAGGGCTATGCCACAAATTTGATTACCGATCTCGCTTTGGATTTTATCGGCCGGAAAAAAGAAGAGAAAAAACCCTTTTTCTTGATGCTCCATCACAAAGCTCCGCACCGCAACTGGATGCCCGAAGCGAAATACTTAAAAGCGTATACCGAAAAATTCTACCCATTGCCAGAAACTTTCTTCGATGATTACGAAGGACGTGAAGGAGCAAAAGGACAAGATATGCGAGTGGAAAATATGTATTGGTCGTCGGACATGAAACTTCCGGTTTTCACAAAAGCCGAAGACCCCGGCACAGGTGGATTGGCCGAAGCCAATATGGCCGGTGCATGGAAAAACATGTACGAAGACCTTACTCCTGAACAAAAAGCCACTTGGGACGAATATTATGAACCAATCATAAAAGATTTTTATGAAAAAAAGCCCAAAGGCAAAGACCTAGCCCAATGGATGTACAACCGCTACATGAACGACTACACGAGAACGGTGCAATCTGTGGATGACAACATCGGCCGTGTAATGGACTACCTGAAAGAAAACGGACTGGATAAAAACACAATTGTCATCTATACCTCAGACCAAGGTTTTTACACTGGCGAACACGGTTGGTATGACAAACGCTTCATGTACGAACCTTCCTTTACGACACCGCTTATTGTTCGCTACCCCGAACATATCAAAGCGGGTCAGCGTACATCGAAATTGGTGCAAAATGTGGATTTGGCTCCCACAATACTCGATTTTGTCGGCCAGCCGGTTCCCGAAGACATGCAAGGCGAGTCATTGAAAAAAATGCTTACCGTAGACCCCAATCTAGAATGGCGAAACTCCATTTACTATCATTATTATCAAGGTGGAGGTTGGCACCACGTGCCACGTCATTTGGGCGTACGCACCAATCGTTACAAGCTCATGTATTACTACGACATAAAGGATTGGGAGCTATTTGATTTGGACAACGATCCGAACGAATTGCATAACCTTTACGGAAAAGAAGGCATGGAAGAAACAACCGAAAGGCTGAAAACGGAATTGAAAAACCTGATCAAAAAATACGACGACGACACGGCCGTATTGCCTGAATAA
- a CDS encoding DUF4126 domain-containing protein, whose amino-acid sequence MNESTELFQFLPSLCLGIALSAASGFRVFLPLLVANLAGKFGVFPVAENMAWLSDTPATVVLLIATLLELGAYYIPVLDNLLDTLAMPSAVVAGTLLTGTFLQIDDPMWKWGLALIAGGSVAGTFQAGTSLLRLGSTKFTGGLGNNILTSIENIFSATLSILAFLLPIFIGIIILYFVIWIWRRLYRRKKTESLV is encoded by the coding sequence ATGAACGAATCTACCGAACTTTTTCAATTCCTCCCCTCCCTCTGTTTGGGAATCGCCTTGAGTGCCGCTTCAGGTTTCAGGGTATTTTTGCCCTTGTTGGTAGCCAATTTAGCCGGAAAATTTGGCGTGTTCCCTGTGGCCGAAAACATGGCCTGGCTCAGCGATACCCCCGCAACAGTGGTTTTACTCATTGCCACCCTGCTCGAACTGGGGGCTTATTATATTCCTGTGCTCGACAACCTCCTCGATACCCTCGCCATGCCATCGGCCGTGGTAGCGGGTACGCTGTTGACCGGCACTTTTCTGCAAATCGACGACCCCATGTGGAAATGGGGCCTCGCCCTCATAGCCGGCGGCAGCGTGGCCGGCACTTTTCAAGCTGGCACTTCGCTGCTCCGTTTGGGAAGCACCAAATTCACGGGAGGTTTGGGCAACAATATACTGACAAGCATTGAAAACATCTTTTCGGCTACCTTATCGATCCTCGCCTTTCTTCTGCCCATTTTTATAGGGATAATCATTTTGTATTTCGTGATCTGGATATGGCGAAGACTGTATCGGCGAAAAAAGACCGAATCTCTGGTTTAA